The DNA region TGTTACACCACTAGTTCTGACCACATGATGGCAGCATAGTTCAGTGTTGGGGACCAGCAGATGCTGATACTGTAGTAGTCACTCCAGAGCCAAAGGGGCAGATGATCAACAGCAGATCTTGAAACATCAGAACAGGCAGCGCTGTGGATCCTTGTTTTTTCCCTTGtggatttttgtttgtttggatgGTCTTTTCAGGATTTGTTTCTAAAGTATGTGATGGTTATTTATAAACGCTGTAGAGCATCCATATCGTGAAAAGTACACTGAATAATTGGAATTACTAGAGTACTAGAGGCAAAACGTAACAAAATCCTATATTAAACTAAAAGGGGCAAATGATTTGGGGTATTTGTGTAAATAACTGTAGGAATTTAGATATTTTTGAGGAACTTTAATATTACTATCACAGTATTGTGGGATGATTAGTGGTCACAGAGTAGGTAACATTTTGTGGGCCTGTGCTATCGGGCCATGGTTATGTTGATCCCTGAATATTGGGAGTTATTACTGAGGCAAAGCCAACATACAGCTTACGGTAGTAGAAAAACAGTGTGGTTCACTGGCCTCTCCTTTGAAGTTCTAGATGTTCCTGTCACCCAAGGGCTATTCTATATTGCATCACTGGCAGTCACCTCTTGTGTTTTGTCCCTGTTTGCGACACGGTACCCTTCTCTATTCTCAACCCATGCTCTTTGACACTGATCAAAGTGGGCATGCCACGTCTGCCAACTCTTTCCTCGAGAGCAGGCCTGGGACTGTGCCAAGGTGAGCCGCTCTGAACTTTTTGTCCGACTGGTACTACGGATCACAGGACACTTTGACTTCTgcgctggggggtggggggggggggtgggggttggagttGCACAGCTGTCGCACCCCAGTGGCCAATCCCAACCCTCCCACCGGCTCCTGCACGGTCATCACAACTGCCATCCAAGTCATTTTTTCCCCATCTTCCTCTAGTGTCTCAGGAGGCTCCTCTTATATTCTAATCAACTCGGGATCCCAGGGAGGACCATTCATCTAGAACTTAATGGGTCGATGGTAGGAGGGTGTGAGGTTACACAGGAAATTAAGCTCCATCAAAGCTAAAAAGGGAATGAGGAGAAGGATGGAAATaaaggaaataaagaaagaatggAGGAATGAGGAGAAGccgaaagagaaggagaagaagccTCTCTGTCATAATGAGAACGGGAAGGTGATCTGAACCTGACAGTCACACGTTGTGATTGATGACCCCTGGAGACTGGCCTGCTAGCTGATCCTGCCACCGCGATGTGCAGAGTGGACTCTCGTGAGAGGTCGAGCAGTGGGCTGTTGGCGCTTTTTATCTTGGAGGTGCGCTTCTTCCCTTCTCCCGCTCAAGTCTCCCCTCACCCTTCTCTCCTTCACCTGCACATTTCTCATCCCTACCTCTCTGTCCTCctttgtgcatctctctctactctcacaCTCTTATTTACATTCCATTTCTTTCCGTTGATCCGTCTGATCTCCCTCCTCCTAAATGCTACTGATGTACTACTACTATATACTACTCCGTTGGTCTTGTTCCTCCCTCCATCCGTTCTACCCTCCTCTTTCACCCACAACCACAGTGGCCCTCTCACccactcctttctctcctttctctccttgcCCCCGGTGTCCCAATTGCCTTTGCTCCTCACCCCCATCGCACTCGCTTTCCCTATCCGCTTTCCTGCCGTCCCTCCCCTCTCTGGGCTCCCATGCTCTCCTCCGCATGCATAATTCAGTCGGTGCGGTCCTCGCGCGGGCACCCGGGGTGAAACGGCAGCACCGCAGGCCGGCCGGTCCGCGGGCCTGGCCACTTCCCTAAGTGGCTGTGGTTAAAATGCTAAATCACACCCTGTTCCCGGGCCTCTTGTTACAGCGCCGCCGACACCTGACACCAGGCCGGCTTATCGGAGCCGCGGCTCGCTTGAGCGAGTGAAGGACGAGGAGGCTGCATTGTGGCTTTTGCGTGCGCTACTACTCTTTTAATTACATTGCCATATATCATTGGCCCACATGTGAGCCTGGTAACCTgaacctctctcacactctcaagTTAGTACAGACATCTCTCTCTGACCTgattcttttctccctcccacCCCATCCTGGTCCTTCTTTTATTTTGCTGCTGTCTGTTGCAGTGATTCTCCTGGATGCCTGTGCTCACCGCCTGCCATGTAAAAATATCATTCTGTCTGGAGGGACAAGCACGAGCAGACTGATTGTCTGTCTAGACCTGCACCCATCAGGTGGGGACTAGAAGGTTTAGAAGTggggatggggtgtgtgtgtgtgcggagagtCGTCTAAAGTGTCTCCTCGATTCTGTTGACCTGGATTTCAATTCTCAGTGCAGGCACTCTGGTGTAATCCCCTTGCTTGCTTGGCTCTCAGGTGATCTTGACCATGATGTCTTTAAAAACAGGACCGGATTTCTATTCTAACTGGTCAATCTGTCGTCCCTAATATACAGTATAGCCAATGGACCAAATGTGTCAGTCTTGATGGACACCGTGCCAGTGCTAGTTCCATGCATAGACCTATGTGACACTCACACATTTTGTGTATGTAGGGTTTTCGTCAGAAATATGAAACACATTGTGTGCACAAGGTACAGTACTGCCATTCTCCTCACAAATCAGGAACAAGAGTCAAAACATACTTAATGTCCACTCCTATTATTCTTGGATGAAATGAATTGCACACCTTAAATTAAATCTTCCAAGTAGACCTCTGCATGTATGGCACACCTATGGAGGAACTTGAAATTAATTTGCTGCGAATCCTACAGGTTTATTAGGGGAGCCATCTGCCATGTGGGTCAAATCTGCCATGAACTAATATGCTAAATCAATCAAATGATAAGTGAAAATATTGATTATGTATTCGTTATGAGGTTGTGCACCTTTCCGTTTCACCATTTGTGGCATACcatattttttctgttttctctaAGAATTTGGGTATTGATTTTTATTGATTAAACTTATCCTCCTCTCTTGGTGCCTTGGTGGATGCACTATATTCAGTGGAAAGGCAAGAAGGGCAATGTTGTGGAGACGTAGTTATAAGAATAGTTATAAGTATATTCTCGCTGTCTCCTTGTCCTCTTAGACACAGTCTAAATGTCTGCCCCTCATGCTTGCAGCCATTTGCTGAGTAAGTTCTCATGCACTCCTCCTATGATTGTGGTTTGCTTGCAGGAGGACAAGGAGAAGAAACGCCTGGAGGCCctggagaggaagaaggagaaccAGAGGCTTCTGGACGAGGAGGATGCCAGGGTGAAGGGCAAGGCCAGGGAGGCGGCTGCAGCGGCCGCAGCCGCAGCAGCGACCAAGGTGACCCGAGCTCAGATCGAGGAGACGCTGCGCAAGGAGCAAGAGCCGAAGCCAGCAGAGGTCAAGGAGAAAGGTGAGGGGATTTTACTCTCTCTTGCACACCTATGTAGTTATTTAGAATCTACTACTTTGCTTGTTAACCTTATCTTTTTACTGGATTTCTTTACTtgctctatttctttctctttgttctttTCGGACATTCCTTTTCGGACATTCCTTTTCGGACATTCCTTTTCTGACATTCCTTTTCTGACATTCCTCTGTTACATTTTGTAattcctgctgaaaaaaaacagctagaaaccagattatgctggtagctggttttagctggtctctGCTGGTTTTcctccagctcttgctggtgtagctggttgagccaccaggtggacatgctggtgtgaccatatgaggaagctggtcatgctggtgtgaccagcctgtcatgtgggatacagctggtgtaagtggtcatgctggtgaccaacctaccaagcttgacattgttggtgtaagatggtcaacacatgctggtttgctagaatgaccaacataagctggcatgaccagttaaaccagcaacaccagctaaaatgaccagcttgagttgtaacgacaagcaaaaccaactgaattaccatcataagctgggtaaaccagctgaaggtatgtttttgcaagagttttgctggtcaaccatcataggatggtcaaacaagctggtcagctgtttttttcagcagtgatctctttctgtgtcttgtGAAATGTGAATTTACTGTTTTTTTCACATAACTGTTGAATTTGCTGTTTTAAATTTGCTAAATATTTGCTTTTAGTGATTGTAAGTTGATTGATAATGATTTGAAGACCTTTGTAAGTAAACATTCATCTAATGGTCTTTTTAGGGAAGGGCAATAATTGGATCTTGTTTTATCGAAGTGTATCCGGTAGGAAAATGACTTCTGAATGTTGCTGAATCAAGCAATTTTATTCAAGGACCTCCCTCAAGCCATTCATCCATCAGGCACCTTTTTGATCCAacctctttcctcctccccaCAGAGAAGAGTCACCTTGAGACACCCTTGGAGGAGAATATAAACCGGATCATCCCGGAAGAGGGGTCCGTTGAGGCCAGAACCATCGAGGATGCTATCGCAGTGCTCAGGTATGTGGCTTGGACCTTGTGGAGTTGTTTGTGTATGATGACTAGTCAAGGTCATTTTGCCCACAAAAGGAGAGGGTTTTGATGAGACTCTCCCATTTTAAAAGTATGCAGTATGGAATAGCATAGTGATGAGCTTAGTAGACATATGCAGAGTatgatgttttatgttttattttattaatatttttagtTAGTGACCATGAAGCCCATGACCCTGTGATGTAAATGCACTTCAATTTCATAAACTTTTCCTTCAAAGATGGAAGGTGAGCAGTTGAGGTCAGTAGAAacattttgaaaacgtaaccaTTTATATTCTATTTCTGTAGCACGAAGGAAGAGTCAGACAGGCACCCTGAGCGGAGGATGAAGGCTGCTTTCGCTGCCTATGAAGAGGTGAACATGCCACGCTTGAAGAAAGAGAATCCCAACATGCGTCTGTCGCAGCTCAAACAGCTGCTCAAGAAAGAGTGGACCAAGTCCCCCGAGAACCCTCTAAACCAGCGCTTCACTTCTTACAACACCAAGTGAACAGGCAACCGATCGGCCCACCAATCAGGAAACGGTGGCAACAATGATGACTTAACAAGAACTGTTTAACAACTATGCACACAACACCCCAAAATGAAATCATCCCAATTGACTGTATTATTAAATTCCCATAGATTTCTAAAACCGGTTGCATGTTCACTGACGGTTCATCTCAATATAAGTAAACTGATCACACACATCTCTGCCGCATCTACCCAATAATAATTAGGTTAGCAAGTGCCATTtaaacacatactctctctctctctgtctatccctctctctctttctctcccagcaTTGGCATATAttctgtatatttatatataatagatGCCAAAATTACATTTGACTTATTAAGGTCCTATTGCAGTCCAATGGCGCTACAGAGAAacatgacagagagaaagggagtgaagTATAGTTGAAGAAGTTCATACATTCTTACATAACACACAGACTATATTCTGTATATCTTGGATCTCTTCACCAAACCCTCCATTTGGCCTATTGAGAAAACACTGACTGTGGATCATCACTTATCTCCATATCACTTGTTCTACTTCACACAAGGCTACGGATGTGCTGCTGCCTAACAACCACGATCCTGGAAGAAGCCCATCATGGTTATGaaaccccccccaacacacacacacacacacacacgccgcaagCGATAGGAGGTCTTTTCTCCGCAGGTCCTTTTGCACATGATGTGGGACTCCCCACTTTGCCCATAACATCCACCCTGCAGTATTTGTCAGTCATTGGGGACTCGTCAATATTGCAGAGGTTTGTGTAACACTTGCGTTGCATTTGTCCACTTGGGACACacgaaaaaagaaagaaaggggaacTAGACATGAAAGGAAATTGGTGACCTTTTTCCATCTCGTTGGGTTGATATGGGGGAGAGTTTCCATTCAGCGAGCTTTACAAGCCTGCGGTCGGCAGGTCTGCCATATGCTGGCGTTAGTCGTGCGCACCACCTGGCGAGATCCATTTGTCGGGGCATCTGGAGAGCGGCGCTACTGCCAACACTCTGCACAAGCTCCCCCTCATCCGCCATGTGCATCACTCGCTTTAGGTGCTCTTCTCTCGCCTCAGCCAATCCGCaaacagaaataataaaaagCAGCAACTGTACTGAGAAGATGGTGAAATTAGTGATAAAGGTAAAACCCAAGCGCTTATTATGTACaggatttttattattattattattattattattattattattataattattataatattattttaaatggtaaattTTATTTGGGAATTGATTTGATTTTGCTCTTAAAAAATGGTGTGAGGTCAATAGCTAACTGGCCTCAACATGGCACTTGTATCAGATGAGCTCTTAGGACGCCGAGATTGGTGGAAAGGAGTAGAGCAGGAGGCGGTGAGTAAAACACATCCCACCTTGTCACgccacccccaaacccccaacacacacacacacacacacacactctactctaCCACCACTCACggtcatctttttttaattaagcgGCCAAATCAATAATGTCCTTCAGTTGGTGCTCAAATGGATGGCGTCCCCTTTGAGGAATGGATAGCCTGTGGATAGAGATCAATGCTATCGTGACTGgacacctcctccctccccacctGTTCACCCTTGCTGTGGGACCGTACCACTACTTCTCCAGCTCCAAACATCATCCGCAAAACAGGAAAACAAGGGCATTTTCATCTCACCCCCAAATCCAAAaacatttttctttctgtctcccttgctggaatgtgtttttttcctttctcttctttttcatgGAAGGAGCTTGGAGGATTTGCATGAGGTCCTGGCATGTAAATGCTTCATTCTTACCCCCTGATCACTGTCAGTGTCTATTAGTTGGAGATGCCTTCACACTGGCTGAAGCACATCCATAAAGCAGGAATAAGGAATATTCAATGTGATGTTTTAAGTTCAGGAAATGCCTTAATTTATTTACTATACATGGATTTAATCCATGGACTCACAAAACATGTTGGTGGAGTACAACACTCATTGAGTTTGGTGATTTCTAGTTAACAAATTCGGCATCCGTAATGAAGCTGACTCGGACGCTTTAAATGACAAGTGTGGAGAGTGGACTACTACCTGCTCCTTTATATTGACTGCATCTCATGGAAGCACCAATAAAGTTGATAAAGGTATCTCATCTCATTCAGCACAGTTCTGTCTCTATTGTATTAGTTGAGTGTGTTGTATTTGTTGATTGTGTTATGTATGCACTGCAGTGATCGGAGTTGCTCACCTCACACACTACAGGCCGTAAAAATATCACGTGTCTGGTGTTCACACAGAACAAATAGTTGATCAGGTTGACCTGGCTCATGGGGTAGGCATGACTCAAACATCTTTAATGTGATGGATCAGGTATCACTTGGATGATTGGTTAAAGGTTATTTGTGTGTCATTTGGAAACCTTTATTAAAAGTGTTTACCTTGATTTAACTAGGTTCGTtcactaattttttttttaaggttagattcaactttattgtcattgtgcagagtaaaagtacaaagacgacaaaatgcagtttgtgtctaaccagaagtgcaaaaaagcagaaaagtgcaatgtgatatacaagtatagacaggtggcgCAAAGACGGGACactaaatatagtgcaatgtagacagtagtatacagttggtttacagaaggtggtttagagaaatataaatgaaatataaatatgtgcagtgtattagcagttattaTTAGCAGTTATTTGTATGAACTGAACGGACTTCCTCAATATAAGGATTTAAACTGGTGTATCATGACTTCCATGGATTTAACTGTCCTATCTATATCTCATTGTCACATGAGAAAGAAGAGGATTGAAAATATTGCTAAAAATAGCTTTTTTGAAAGATAGACTGTTCAGCTTGCCTGACTCAACAAGGAGGTGCATACAAAGAGAGATGTAAGTGaattgctgtgatgtgtgtAGGCCCACATAATGACATGCTTGAAGTTATTCCGGTGAGGGTGTGCTTTGATAAATGATAAGCTTATGTAGCAATTGACAGGCTATTGTAGATCTGCATGGCTTGGTAACAATGTGTAAACAGGTTTGAAATGGATGGCCCCAACTGATAGCTGTTATAAGCATTTCAGTTCTCTGAGGAATATGTGTTGATTTTCCCTCAAATTCTTTTGCCCCCAGCCAAGAGGCAAAAAATAATCACACTTTGTGTCAGCCATGCAAGAGGGTGAAATGCAGAAATCTGGTTGTAtttgacaaatatatatatatatatatatatataatgtctGTCAAAGCAGTCAGATTTTCAGTTTGCATTCAAGAAACTCTCTGTTGATGACCTTGTTAGGACCCTGTCAGAGGGCAAGTCTGGGAGTGTCCATAAGCCTGTTCTGGGCTCTTCCCAGTGCTACACATGGGATGCTCGGTACAACAGCAGTGCCAAATGTTCCCACACTCCGATGACGCAGTAAAGATGCTACCTTGGCAGGGGCTGCAAACCTCCCGCAATTTCTGCGGGCCGTTAGCGGGCGTGCAGCTGAGAGCGCTGAGCTGTGCCGAggatgagtggagaggaggggggacaCATCGGCGTCCGGTGGAAGAACACATGCTTTGATTAAACGCCTGAGCTGACAGGAGAGGCATGGGGAAGTGCCTGTtctgacatttttgtttgcTTCATTTTTTTCTGGATCTACAGACCTGATTCTTTAAATAGTCTCAttgccccccatccccccagaaacacacacacacacttttatataACCTACAACTACAGACTGGGTGAAGTACTAATCATGAGCAGTAAACCTTTAAAAAGCAGGGATGATGTCTGTGTATGGAGGGGGGATTCCAGGGGCCCTGGACTGACAGGGACCTCCCATTTAGAATATAATGATCAATATTATCATTGATGGGTGGGGGGGCAATGGTTTATTCTTTCATAGGGCCTGCAGTGGTCCTGTGTTAAAGCACAAAGAtgtaaaataacacaactttgTACCATCAATAGAAattaaaataatacattttaataaaattaaataaataaataaaataagaggCTTGAAAATGGAGAGTGAGTGATGTCATCAGTGGTGCTGACCAGGGCATGAGGCGGCTGGAACCATATAGACAGGGTGCAGTGATGAGAGTTCAGCTggagtttattgtttattgATGGACAGGAAGTGCCCAGAGATCATGGAGAGACTTCAAAACCACATGGAACAGCCTACTTTATACTGATTACAAAAGTGCACAAAAAGACTGAAGATGGGAGATATGTTTTTGGCTGAGTCTAGTGTGGACAAGAGCCAGTTGATTTTTGCCCATACTGCAGCCTGCAGAGTACTTCTCTTTCTGAGACTCAGCGCAAGATGTAATAAAAGCATCAAGGAGGCCTGAAGCATGGAATGAGGCCCCCTCTAAACTATTTTCTTCCTGGTTCCCCACAGGGCTGTGTCCTTTCATCACTGCTTTTTATCTTATACACCAATGACTGTGGGAGTACTTATAACAGGCACCTTGTTAAATGTGCTGATGGTACAGTCATTGTATGCAGTTGATGACTGATTGCCTGGTGCAAAGATTTTTGGCTATCAATAAATATGTCCATGACTATAGACATGATTATCGACTTCCGTAGGTCACAGCCTAATGTCACATATACTCATTCAGGAGAAGGATGTTGAGATTGTTTCTCATTATAAATATTTGGGAACCATTATTGATAATACGTTATTCTTTGAACCCAACACTGACGCTATTTGTGTAAAAGGCCCAGCAGTGGCTTTATTTAGTTAATGTGTTGTCTCTAATGTTTCAGTCTCTGGCTCAGTGTGGTAggagttgttttgtttgtgttgtggaatatgtatttgttgttgttgttgttattgttacttCCTTTCTTATGTCTTGATGCCTgctgcagaccaaatttccttagGGATAATAATACATTTGAAGTTGAAGTTGGTCTGGCTGTGTTAGACTgctcatgtttttgtttttatcaaatGCAGGCCAGTTCAACAGCTTCTTAAACACTGTTTAAAGTAGAGAGCGATGGGGTATAAGAGTGAACAACTGTCTGAACAGTGTGAAGAGTGAACGACAAAGTAAAAAGAACTTTAAAACTCTAAAAAGAATCTTATCTTGGCATATGGGACACTGCAGTGGAGTGTTAAAGAGGGATTCATAAAAACAGACTCTTTTGTGACCGCAGTCTTTGCCATCAAATTAAAATTAACAGGGAGGAGCTCAATTAGCTCTAATAGCCCTCCATCACCAGTGTCCTCCGTTTTatgaatgttttgttttgtcttccaTGAAATAACCATGTAGTGACAGGATGAAGTGAAGGTAGTTCTGCCATGGTGGAGCAAGCCAGTGAATTTGACCACACATTGGTGGCCTGGTTGGAAATCAGAAGTGCCGTCTCCTGTGGGACTCTCAACGCCTAGACACGAAATTGCCTCAGCACCTGCCGAGAGACCGGGAACAGCTCTCGGCCTCCTGCCACTCGGCCCATCTGAGCTGCCCCACTGATAGAATCCATGGCAGTGAATGCCCTCTCAAACCTGTTGGGTATTAAAGCAATTAAGGACTGTTTCCCTGTCCCCAGACCCTCAGCTGGTGATTTTGCTATTGGCTGGACTGCCGCAAGGGTATGTTAAAATAGCCTATATCATCTTTGACCATGTGACAAAGTTTATTGCCTATATCTATCACATGTAAGTTGACATTTAACATGACAGGCAAAGTGG from Alosa alosa isolate M-15738 ecotype Scorff River chromosome 9, AALO_Geno_1.1, whole genome shotgun sequence includes:
- the ccdc124 gene encoding coiled-coil domain-containing protein 124, whose product is MPKKFQGENSKSATARARKAEAKAVADARKQKELEDALWEDNDKHVMRKEQRKEDKEKKRLEALERKKENQRLLDEEDARVKGKAREAAAAAAAAAATKVTRAQIEETLRKEQEPKPAEVKEKEKSHLETPLEENINRIIPEEGSVEARTIEDAIAVLSTKEESDRHPERRMKAAFAAYEEVNMPRLKKENPNMRLSQLKQLLKKEWTKSPENPLNQRFTSYNTK